AAAATCCTCTGTCTCTATATAAGGGTGCTTGTAGTTCTCGGTCATTGCAAATATCTCTTGGACTTCCCCTCCCAGCATCCATTGAAGAAGGTCGATGTTGTGGGCGCACTGGTTCATGATAGTGCCGCCATCCATCGCCCAAGTTCCTCTCCAGCTGGCCTGCCTGTAATATTCCTCGTTTCTATTCCAGAGGATCCTCGCCGTTGCAGTGAACACTCTTCCGAACTTACCTGAATCGATTGCCTTTCGAAGTTCCTGAACTGGAGGATTAAATCTGTTTTGAACGCAAACGGCAAGTTTCAGGTTCTTCTCTCTCGATAGGGCTATCATCTGGTCCATGTGTTCTGAGGCCAGTGCCATTGGCTTTTCAACAAGGATGTGCTTTCCAGCCGACAAAAAGTCAATTGTATTTCTAAAGTGATTCCCGCTCTCAGTGGCGATGGTGACGAAATCGATCTGAGACGAGAAGAGCTCTTTGTAGTCGGAGATTACGCGTGGACGTTGGAGATCAGGCTTGGATGCTGGAGAGGAAGGGAGTCTGTTTTGGCTATTCTTGGTCTCGTTTTTCTCTCCTATTCTCTCTTTTTCTCCTTCTCCGCGATTAAGCGATATCTCTCGTATCTTCATGTATTCTTCAGCTGCTCTTTCGGCTTTCTCTGGTACAAGATCGCAAACAGCAACGAGATCAATCAAATCACTGTTGGCTGCAAAGGCTTCTATGTGTTTTTTTGTTCCAATTCTTCCGCATCCAATAAGCGCGGCACGTAGTTTTTTCATTTTGTCACTCCGATCTTTTAAGTTATGGAGAAAGAGCATTGTCGAGAAGGAGAGACGACACTTCGTGTCGAGAAAAATTAACGACGAAGGATTATCTCTTCTTACATCAATTCCCCCTTCAGGTTGATTTCGAAATACTCTTCCTTCTAATTGACGTAATGAGATTCATCAGCATCTTTCTCAGTGTTTCATAACTCTCTATCAGACTTGAATAATCTGCTTCTTTGAGATACCCAAGCCTCTTGGAAATATCAATTTGAGTTCTCAGTTCCATCAGCGATCCTCTTGCGTTATATAAGAAGTGCAAATACTCTTTTGAATGACCCCTTCCATTTCCTTCAGCAATGTTAGACGGAACTGATATTGCAGCTCTTCTCATTTGAGAAACAAGGCAGTATCTCTCTTCTTCTGGAAAGCTCCTTGTTAATTTGTAGATTCTCTCTACAAAGCTCATAGATACTTCGTAGATCTCCATTTCGAAAAAAGCCACTCTTACTTTTTACTCTCCTTTCTCTCTTATTCTCGGCGATGTTCCTCGCCGTCTCCAAAAAGTCTCTATGTTTTTCACCAATAACGCACAACCAACAACGGTAACTAAAGAACTTCTATATTTTCGCCTGCGATGCCCATTTTGCTGAGGACGTTTTTCGCGTCGAAAACGTATTTTGCGTTCTTTACAATCATTGAATAGTTTATGAGCTTTTTGTGTGCCGTCGTGATTATTACTGCGTCCGACTCTTTTATTAACTCTTCTGTGAGGTTGACAGTCTTAACGGTCTTTCCTTCCCAGATAAATTCAGGAACATAAGGATCGACAACAGAGACATGGGCAAGATTCTTTTCAAGGTGTTCTAGAACTTTCAGGGCTGGGGACTCTCTCATGTCTTCTATATCTTCTTTATATGCGATGCCTAGCATGACGACTTTCGCGCCGTTCATGCATATACCGCGTTCGTTCAAAGCCTTCATAACCCTTGTGACAACGTATTCGGGCATTGAGTCGTTTATCTCTCCGGAGAGTTCTATCAGGCGCGTGTGATAGTCGTACTTGCGCGCTATGTATGTAAGATAGAAGGGATCTATGGGGATACAATGACCTCCGACTCCGGGACCGGGGAAGAAGGGCATGAAGCCAAAGGGTTTCGTCGAGGCGGCATTTATTACGTCCCAGATGTTGATTCCCATTTTGTCCGCGACTACTGCCATTTCGTTAATCAAGGCTATATTTACTATCCTGAATGTATTCTCGAGAATCTTTGTCATCTCCGCTTCTTTCGGAGATGAAACGACGAAGACTTCGGCATCAAGAACCGATTCGTAAAGAAGCTTCGCTACTTCGGTAGATTCCGGACCTACTCCTCCGACTACTTTTGGTGTGTTCTTCGTTTTGTATCTAAGGTTTCCCGGATCAACTCTTTCCGGACTGAAGGCGAGATAGAAGTCCTTTCCGCATACAAGACCAGTTTCTTCAAGAATAGGCTTCATAACATCTTCTGTGGTTCCGGGATATGTTGTTGATTCAAGAACTACTAGCATGTCTTTGTGGAGTCTCTTCGCGACATTTTCTGTTGAGTTGATCACATACGTGAGATCCGGCTGTTTAAAGACGTCAAGGGGAGTGGGAACACAGATCGCAATTACATCGCAGCCTGCCAGTTCTTCAAAATCGGCAGTCGCGCGAAGATGACCATCAGAGACTATCTTCTCGAGATCAGCGTTGACAACATCACCGATGTAGTTGTGCCCCTCATTGACCATCTTCACTTTGCTTTCCTGGATATCAAAACCGATTACTTTGAAACCGGCCTTGGCCTTCTCTACCGCTAACGGCAATCCTACATAGCCAAGGCCGATTACGCCGATTATCGCCGATTTGTCTAAAATCCTTTCTTTGAGCATGGAAACCTCCTGTATTTTGAAGCGAGACAACGACTGGATGTTGGAGATAGACGAGATTACGTGATGACGTTGAGATATTAAGATCATTATGACCGTTGATCAGAACATCCTATATGCAATCTCTCGTCCTCTCGAGATTTTTCTCTCGTTATTCTCGCTCTTCATAGAATACTTGTTCTTCTATCAGCTGTTCTTGTGGTACGTCTCGGATAAATTTTGCAGGGATGCCTGCGTACATCTTTCTTGGAGCCAGATCTTTTGTAACGACGCTTCCAGCCGCAACCAACGCATCCTCACCTACAGTTACTCCCGGAAGCAGTGTTGCATTTGCCCCAATTCGAGCTCCTTTTCTTAATGTTGGCCCTTTGAAGTGATTTTTTCTCTCTTCTGTTCTGCCCAGATAGTTGTCATTTGTGAAGGTTACCTCAGGGGCGATGAAGCAGTAGTCTTCAATAGTTGAGAAGGCTGTTACGTAGGCTCCGGTTTCTATCTTAACTCTCTTCCCAACTGAGGTTCCGTTCTCGACAGTGGCTCCCTTTCCGACAATTGTTCTATCTCCGATTGTCGTCTTCTCTCGAATAGTTGCAAGGTCACCCACAAAGCACTTTTCTCCCAGAGAGGCTCCCTTGTAGATAACACACGAGGCGCCTATTGTAGTTCCATTGCCGAGCGATAGTGGTTTGAGTTCTTCAATACTTGTAGTGGCGCTTGTACTGGCTGCAAAGGGCTCTTTTCCAAGGACTGTATTGTCTCCTATCGTTACATCGTCTCCTATGACCACACCTCTGTGGATTACAGCGTTGTGGCCTATCACGCAATTTTCACCGATCTTCGCACCGTCTTCGATTATTACGTTAATTCCTTTTTCGATGTTAGACATGGGAGTACCTCCATGTGAGGTTGCTCGTTGTGGGTTGCTGGTTGTAGGTGACAAGATACGACAAGGAAATTGTCGAGAAGCTCGCGAAGCGAGCGAGACGTTTCTGCGACACGAGAGATTTTATAGAACCAAAGAAACAATGGAGGACTTTGCCTGCAACTTCTAGAAACAAATGCAAAGCAGATAACCTACAGAATCTCGCAAGTGTAGTCGTTCCAAGATTCTCATCCCAAAAACCCAGTGCATACTCGTTTTTTAACAAACCAAACCACCTCGATCAATTCATTTCCTTTCTCTATTCATAGTGTCTTGAAGTTTCTTTCTCGCGCAACGCGCACTCTCGAAAACGCCCTTTCTCTCTTATCTCTCGTTCGTAACAGATTCAGCGATCTTGTCGACCACATATTTGATTTCTTCGTCTGTCATCTCGGGGAATATTGGCAAAGCGAGTGTTTCTTCACAGGCCATTTCGGTTTCCGGGAGCGCTCCTGTTGGGACTCCTAAATATGCAAAACACTTCTGCTGGTGGAGACCCATTGGATAGTAGATCGAAGTGCCTATGCCCTGTTCTGCCAAATAATCCCTCAACGAGTCTCTCTGTTCTCTACTGAAACCCTCGAATCTCACAACGTATTGATGAAAGACGTGAGAGAAGCAGTAATCGTTTGCCGTTCTCGGTTCGCCGTTCATCGAATAAGGAGCAGAAGGGCAGTGGATCACCACATCGCTGTACGTTGTAGGTTGTGCGTTGTGCGAAGAACGGTCCTTCGTCATTTGTTGCGTGTTGTCCGAAAGAAATTGATCTTCATCCATACTCGAGACCCCAAACCCCAGACCCGCTCTTTCGAAGTGCTCTGCGTATTTGCTGGCTATTTCAATTCTTCTTCTTTCATATTCTTGAAGGTGCTTGAGCTTTGTGTTGAGGACTATCGCCTGAAGCTCATCGAGTCTCGAGTTGATTCCTATCATGTCGTGAACGTACTTCACAGGCGAGCCATGGACTCTGTAGCTCCTGCAGAATGCAGCGAGCTCGTCGTCATCTGTTGTGATCATCCCGCCGTCGCCATATGCACCGAGATTCTTCGTAGGAAAGAAAGAGAAGGTTGAAAGGTCTCCGATTGAACCTGTCATCACCGTCGATCCATCAGGATAGCTCCAGCTCGCACCTATCGACTGCGCACAATCTTCTATTATCTTGACACCATATATTTCTCTAATATTTTCGAGTCGACCGAGTTCCATTGACTGACCAAATAAATGAACTGGGATGATAGCCTTTATTCTTTCCCTTTCGGGATGTATCTGAAGTAGCTCCTCAACTTTGTCAAGATCGATGTTGTAAGTTATCGGGTCAATATCTGCAAAGAGCGGCGTTGCTCCATTTCTTGTAATAGAGCTAACGGTAGCGAAAAAAGTATAAGGAGTAGTTATCACGTAGTCTCCAGGACCGATTCCCAGAGCGGCGACGGCAATAAGAAGAGCATCGGAACCGTTTGCCACACCAATCGCGTGTTTAACCCCGATAAGATCTGCTATGCTTTTTTCCAGCTCTTTTACGGCTTCACCGAGAATTACCCTCCCCCCAAGAAGCGCTTCATCGATCTTTCCGAGTAGCTCTTCTCTCAAATCACTGTACTGTCTAGTCAAATCAAATAATGGTATATGCATAGAACCTCCACGTTCCTGTCGAGAGGACACTTGTATTTGGAGAAGATGGAGCAGAGATTGCAAACGGTCGAGGAGATGCAAACCAAAAAACCATCACTGCGTATTTCTGGCTATCTCTGCGCTCAAGACAATTCTCTCGTCATCTCGTCCTCTCGAAAATGGTTTTTCTCTCTACTCAATTTGCTCAAGTTCGACTTTGCCCAGTTTGGATATGGTAAAGACCATTACGTTATCTAAACCTCTATCTTTTGCATTCTTGACAATGTGGTTAGCATGTCTGAAGGAAGCAACAATGACTGCTGTATCATCTCTACCGTCGACCTTTTCTGGTGAAAAGACGTGTAGATCGTGAAACGTTCCGTTCTGTTTCGCTGCCGAATCGTCTATGAAGCCAATAATTTTTATGCCCTCAGTTCTTAGAACGTCCGCAAGAATTCCGCCGATTATTCCCGCACCGTATAGATAGAAGCTTTCATGATCGCTTCCCTTTATCGTGTCCAGGACTTCTCCAAAGATATCTCTCGATTCCGTGTAAAGCTTAGCTGCTTCTTTGAGGTAAAGAATAGTTAAATACTGAAGCCTGAACTTTCCCGCTTCAGTCAAGACATACTTCATGTTCCGCCTGTTCTCCCCCTCTTTCTGGATCAGCTCCGAATCTTCAAAGTCTCTTATGTATTTATTCACCATGCTGGGAACAATCCCAGCGATTCTGGCAAGTCGTTCTTGGGAAACTGATGAACTTTCAGTAAGAGCCTTCAGAATGCTCATTTCTCTGAAATTCGGAGAAGGATTGAAAAACGAAAACTCAGAAAGATCCATAGTTGCTCCTTTATTATTCATTCACTGACAGAATTATAACAATGCGATGGGTCATAAGTCAAGCCTAAAGAAGCGAAAATTAGAGAGAACTCGCTTCGCTCGTGAGAGGGGGAGACACGAGCAATTGAGAGATGGTGAGAAGAGGAATTACGAAGAACGGGTTACTAGGAACGGGTGTGAAACAGAAGAGCGGGTTTCGAGGATCGGGTAATAAAGATCGGGTTACTAGACCCGGGTTCATGAGAGCGGGCGTGGAGCAAAAGAACGGGTTGAAAACAAAAGAACGGGTTTCGAGGATCGGGTTACAGAGTGCGGGTTAGTAAGATCGGGTTGATAAAAGCGGGTTGTCAGAAACAAGTTTTGAAGAGCGAGATCCCGTGCAGACCCCCTGAACAGGAGCCCCAAACAGGATCATATTGGGGCAGGCTAATCAGGGCAGGCTCTACGGGATGACAATTCAAGATGATTGTGCAGTTCTCTTGTAGGGGCGAACGGCCGTTCGCCCGAAAAAGATCCTGGTTGGAATTTCTGCCTTTTACGCGAAAAAGATCCTGGTTGGAATTTCTGCCTTTTACGCGAAAAATGGGACCATAGGAGCCGGTCAGTCCCTGTTTTTGGTTATAGCGTGCAGCGAAAAGCGAATCTCAGGTGATAGATCCCGTGCAGAAGCATCACGGGATGACAGAAGGTGAGTTCATCAGGGCAGGCTCTACGGGATGACAACCCCTTCTCAGGTCAATCGTCAAGGGACCACCGTCCTCCGACAAGAACATATTTTAGTCGAAAGCCACAATGCGCCGAAACGCATCGGCGGTCGCACTATATGCAAAGATTGTGCCGGGACGCAAACCACTGAAGAACATCAGTGGCCGCAAGGCTCCCTACGGCAGGAGGCCTTCGAGACCTTGCCCTAATGAAACCACTATTGATCCGGCTTCATTTCAGGCAAAGAGGTCGTCTAAGGTCACGAGGTAAACACTTGCATCTCTTGCAGCTAGTTCTTCCAGATCTGCAGTAAATCCTCTCTTGGAAAAGATCACGAATATCCTGTCTTGACAAGCGATAATCGATCCCTTTTCTCTTAATCTCTCAAGTTCACCTACGCCGACTCTAGCGTTTGTCCACTTGCATTCACCGATTATTACTTGACTATCTCCGAGACCAAGAAGGTCAATTTCCTCTTGCTTCTTCATTGCAGGATTGCTTCCCCACCACTTGCCCAACTTCATAATCCTGAAGGGTAGTTCTCCCCTGACACTCTTGTACAGTAAATATTCTCTGCATATGTTTTCGAAAGCTAGGCCCAGATACTTGCTGAGTCCGCTAGCGATCTTTTTGTTCAGAAGCTCTTCTGTCATGCCGGTTTCGATAAGCGAGAGGTTAGGAAACACAAAGGTGTACCAGAACTTAAAAAGGTTGTCTCTGATATAGTAGATCGCCTTCCGTGAAGTGTTCTTCTCTGTAACGGGCACTTCTCGTCCCAATATATTCAAGTTCAGCAGTGTAGCTATGTACTTTGCAGTCTTATCATTAGGCTCTCCTACCCTTGTGCTTATCTCGTTCATGCGAGTAGCGCCTTGCGCAATTGATTCAATTATTGTGTTGTATAGGGAAGGTTCGCGAAGTTCCTGTCTCAACAAGAATCTCGGCTCGGCATAAAGATACGCCGATGTATCGAGAAAGTTGTTTGCAATATTCTCTTTATATGGAAGATGCTGGTTCCACTTCTGCAAATACTGTGGGATTCCCCCCAACACTCCATACGCGATGATTTTTCCTTCGTTGCTCAGTTCCGGAAAGAACAGCGAGGCTTCGCGATAGGTGAATGGCTCGACTCTCATCTGAGCAGTTCTTCTTCCAAATAAGCGGCTCCTACTGCCCAATACTTCACTCTCCATGAAACTCACAGATGAACCGCAAAGAACTAAATAGAGCCTTGTTTCAAGTAGCTCATGATCTATAAGGCGCTGTAAGAGAGACGGGAAATAGCTACTAGCATTCGCCAAATATGGGTACTCATCTATTACTAGGAGAAGACGCTTTTCTTTTGCATGGGACGCGACGAACCTAATCGCCTTCTCCCATGACTCAAAAGGAGATAATGTGTCTTTCTGGCCGAAGTGTTCTAGAACGACTTCCGAAAAGTTTCGCAGCATCATTTTCTCGTTGACCTCATCGCAGACAAAGAAGATGCTTTCCATCTCTTTAGAGAACTCTTTAAGAAGAGTTGTTTTTCCCACTCTTCGACGTCCATAAACAACGACCATCTCGAACTTTCCACTATTCTTTAGCTTCCTAAGAGAAGCAAGCTCTTTCTCTCTGTTGATGAACATTTAACAACCTCCAACACAATTACTAACTCGTAAGTTACTAACTCTAGAGTTAATTATATCATTATCTGTGCAGTTCACTGAGGAGCATCAGTGGACGCAAGGCTGGCAAAGAACATGCCAGGACGCAATGCCCGCTTCGCGGGGAAAGAGCCGCTTGGATAAAAAACGCTGAAGGCTGTACGCTGGAAAAAGCAGAATATGGCTAATTAGAGCGTGTTTTAAACAGAAGACCGCGTTAGGAAGACCAGGTTGATAGAAGCGGGTTACTATAACTGGTTTTGAAGAGCAAGATGATGAATCAAGTTCAGCATGACGAAATGTATACATTCCTAACAACCTCTCATGAGCAAAGCGACTCTCATAAATGACCTTTCTCGCCTCTTCCAACCAATCATGATACTTTGCACTCCGGAACAAGAGAGACTCTTTATGAGTTAGGAGAATTCGAGGAGATTTAAGGTTGAGACCAAACGAAGAACTCAAACTAAAGCTCTCCATTTGAAGAAGGCTTAGAGAAATTCAAGCGCGAGTATTCCTGATCCTTACAATCTATTTATTCTTTGCACTGCTAAGAAGGTAGAGCATTACATATTTCGAGAGATCTCAAGAATTACAGTTGTTTGCCTCATCGGCCGAGCCTCCTGCGATTAGGGTGCTCAACCTAACGAAGAGCACTGCACAATTAGCCAAAGAGACCAGTTCAAATATACTAAACAACTAATCGAAGAGAAACTCAAGCAAGTCTTTCTTTGTCATTTCGAAGTGTCCGGCAATTTCAATAAGTATGGCGTTAAGTGTACCGGGCTTCAGCGTACTGTGATGAGGAATAGTTATATGATGCTCCCCCTTCCGCTTTGTAGTTAGTCTCACGTGGCTGCCGGTTTGACGTGTGACCTCATACTCCAGCTTTGTGAGAACTTTCAGAAGTTCTTCAAAGGTTACATCTCGAGGGAGTTTCAAAGAGCAATTACCTCTTCCTTAACGAAATGAAGCCTAATTATCCTCGGTAGCTCGCTTTCGTCAAAATGACATCTAATTGCGTCCCTGATGTTCTTCTTCAGCTCTTCAAGTGTTTCAGCTTGAGTAAATATGGGGTGACCTAAGGCGCGTGCAAAAAATCCAGAAACGGAATCTTCTTCGACGAGAAAGATTATTTCGGTATCCAAGTTCCACCTCCGTTCTATCTCCAAGGTATCGCTCGTTTTACGGGCTATACCAATAGATATGATTAATTCTTGAGCTGTTCTGCCCTGATCAGCGTGGTTTACGTCGCAAACAGTTGCTCAAAAGAATTATAGCATCGTTAAGTGAGTACTCGAAAACCAAATATCCCGCCGTACAATAAGAACGGATTTTGAAGAGAGGACGCCTTGAGTCTGAGACGAAACTTCGCTTGGAGAAAAACCATATTCGAGACTTGAAAGAAGCCTCTCAGGTCAACCGTCAAGGGTCCACCGTCCTCCAACAAGAGCTGCAAGACGCAAGGCTGCCTCCGGCAGGAGGTCTAGGAACCTTGACCCCGTGCACAATCATCAACTGACGCCGACGTTTGGTACTCCTGAAAGGCTTAACAATCCGTCATCTGTACTTGATTCAACATCTTAGTACTACTTTCTAACTCTTCAAATTTCGTTTGTTTTCCATAGCGCCATCGGGTGGAATCTTATTCTCTCGACAATTTCTTTATCATTGAATAGCAGCTCAGGATGATAGTCATGCTTCCTGAACCTATCTATGAAATTTGTCTCTTTTGTAGTGAAAACGAGTAGTTTTGAAAGGAATTTCTCAACCTTACTGAGCATTTCATCAAGATCAATTTTCTCTTCTTTCCGAAGCACCGGGAGAAGTTCGGTGCGTATTCGGTACTTAGTAATGCTTTTGAGCCTTTCAAAATCGAAGCTTTCAGGAATACCAGTACTTCCTATCGAAAAATAGAAGAGGGTGCACTTTCTAAGTAGTTCTATCTCTCTTTCATTCAAAGAGAGAAGAGAGATCATTTTGCTGACATCATAGAGATCACGAGTTGCTCCTCTTGTGAGAAGTGCAACTATTTTGCTTGAAAGTATTTCGATAGAACTTACACACCGACTTCGTATTTCTTGAATGATTCCAGGAATCGCAGTTCTTCTGACTTCCAAAGGTAGTACATGAGCTCTCATTGAAAAGTTGATCTCGATCTTGATATTATCTTTTGCTCCTCCTGAATTCGTGTATTCGAAAACGTGTGATTCGAGAGAATAGTGACGCTTCGATTTGTCGCTATGTCTATAACCGTTCGCGTCCATGAAAAGAGTAATCTTATCTGTAATGACGGTCCTATCTTCAATCATGATTTCCCTGGATATGCTTCTGCAGTAGTCAAGGTCAATATCAACTGATAGCCTTGGAAACTGAATGATCATCAAGTTAATTGCCGTTCCGCCCTTCAAAGCCAAAGCTTCCAAAAGAAGTGTATCCGAGTCTATGAATTGAAGTATCTCGACTAATCTCAATGTTTTCTCATATGTATCACGCACAAATCCCAGTTCTGAAGCTAGTTGCCCGATAGTTTGTTTATCGTATCTCACCTGTATCTTCTACTCCTTTCGAGACTATTGCCAAAAGATCTTCCG
The window above is part of the Mesotoga sp. BH458_6_3_2_1 genome. Proteins encoded here:
- a CDS encoding Gfo/Idh/MocA family protein; this translates as MKKLRAALIGCGRIGTKKHIEAFAANSDLIDLVAVCDLVPEKAERAAEEYMKIREISLNRGEGEKERIGEKNETKNSQNRLPSSPASKPDLQRPRVISDYKELFSSQIDFVTIATESGNHFRNTIDFLSAGKHILVEKPMALASEHMDQMIALSREKNLKLAVCVQNRFNPPVQELRKAIDSGKFGRVFTATARILWNRNEEYYRQASWRGTWAMDGGTIMNQCAHNIDLLQWMLGGEVQEIFAMTENYKHPYIETEDFGAAIVRFKNGSIGIIEGTANVYPRNLEETLSVFGEKGTVVLGGLAVNKIQTWKFEGEESHPFMDLPDPDTVYGSGHMTAFKDFARAIIDDREPFVNGEEGKKSVEIILGIYKSAREGVPVKFE
- a CDS encoding type II toxin-antitoxin system HicA family toxin, whose protein sequence is MKLPRDVTFEELLKVLTKLEYEVTRQTGSHVRLTTKRKGEHHITIPHHSTLKPGTLNAILIEIAGHFEMTKKDLLEFLFD
- a CDS encoding four helix bundle protein, coding for MAFFEMEIYEVSMSFVERIYKLTRSFPEEERYCLVSQMRRAAISVPSNIAEGNGRGHSKEYLHFLYNARGSLMELRTQIDISKRLGYLKEADYSSLIESYETLRKMLMNLITSIRRKSISKST
- a CDS encoding DegT/DnrJ/EryC1/StrS aminotransferase family protein yields the protein MHIPLFDLTRQYSDLREELLGKIDEALLGGRVILGEAVKELEKSIADLIGVKHAIGVANGSDALLIAVAALGIGPGDYVITTPYTFFATVSSITRNGATPLFADIDPITYNIDLDKVEELLQIHPERERIKAIIPVHLFGQSMELGRLENIREIYGVKIIEDCAQSIGASWSYPDGSTVMTGSIGDLSTFSFFPTKNLGAYGDGGMITTDDDELAAFCRSYRVHGSPVKYVHDMIGINSRLDELQAIVLNTKLKHLQEYERRRIEIASKYAEHFERAGLGFGVSSMDEDQFLSDNTQQMTKDRSSHNAQPTTYSDVVIHCPSAPYSMNGEPRTANDYCFSHVFHQYVVRFEGFSREQRDSLRDYLAEQGIGTSIYYPMGLHQQKCFAYLGVPTGALPETEMACEETLALPIFPEMTDEEIKYVVDKIAESVTNER
- a CDS encoding acyltransferase — translated: MSNIEKGINVIIEDGAKIGENCVIGHNAVIHRGVVIGDDVTIGDNTVLGKEPFAASTSATTSIEELKPLSLGNGTTIGASCVIYKGASLGEKCFVGDLATIREKTTIGDRTIVGKGATVENGTSVGKRVKIETGAYVTAFSTIEDYCFIAPEVTFTNDNYLGRTEERKNHFKGPTLRKGARIGANATLLPGVTVGEDALVAAGSVVTKDLAPRKMYAGIPAKFIRDVPQEQLIEEQVFYEERE
- a CDS encoding type II toxin-antitoxin system HicB family antitoxin produces the protein MDTEIIFLVEEDSVSGFFARALGHPIFTQAETLEELKKNIRDAIRCHFDESELPRIIRLHFVKEEVIAL
- a CDS encoding nucleotide sugar dehydrogenase; this encodes MLKERILDKSAIIGVIGLGYVGLPLAVEKAKAGFKVIGFDIQESKVKMVNEGHNYIGDVVNADLEKIVSDGHLRATADFEELAGCDVIAICVPTPLDVFKQPDLTYVINSTENVAKRLHKDMLVVLESTTYPGTTEDVMKPILEETGLVCGKDFYLAFSPERVDPGNLRYKTKNTPKVVGGVGPESTEVAKLLYESVLDAEVFVVSSPKEAEMTKILENTFRIVNIALINEMAVVADKMGINIWDVINAASTKPFGFMPFFPGPGVGGHCIPIDPFYLTYIARKYDYHTRLIELSGEINDSMPEYVVTRVMKALNERGICMNGAKVVMLGIAYKEDIEDMRESPALKVLEHLEKNLAHVSVVDPYVPEFIWEGKTVKTVNLTEELIKESDAVIITTAHKKLINYSMIVKNAKYVFDAKNVLSKMGIAGENIEVL
- a CDS encoding ATP-binding protein produces the protein MFINREKELASLRKLKNSGKFEMVVVYGRRRVGKTTLLKEFSKEMESIFFVCDEVNEKMMLRNFSEVVLEHFGQKDTLSPFESWEKAIRFVASHAKEKRLLLVIDEYPYLANASSYFPSLLQRLIDHELLETRLYLVLCGSSVSFMESEVLGSRSRLFGRRTAQMRVEPFTYREASLFFPELSNEGKIIAYGVLGGIPQYLQKWNQHLPYKENIANNFLDTSAYLYAEPRFLLRQELREPSLYNTIIESIAQGATRMNEISTRVGEPNDKTAKYIATLLNLNILGREVPVTEKNTSRKAIYYIRDNLFKFWYTFVFPNLSLIETGMTEELLNKKIASGLSKYLGLAFENICREYLLYKSVRGELPFRIMKLGKWWGSNPAMKKQEEIDLLGLGDSQVIIGECKWTNARVGVGELERLREKGSIIACQDRIFVIFSKRGFTADLEELAARDASVYLVTLDDLFA
- a CDS encoding nucleotidyl transferase AbiEii/AbiGii toxin family protein, producing the protein MRYDKQTIGQLASELGFVRDTYEKTLRLVEILQFIDSDTLLLEALALKGGTAINLMIIQFPRLSVDIDLDYCRSISREIMIEDRTVITDKITLFMDANGYRHSDKSKRHYSLESHVFEYTNSGGAKDNIKIEINFSMRAHVLPLEVRRTAIPGIIQEIRSRCVSSIEILSSKIVALLTRGATRDLYDVSKMISLLSLNEREIELLRKCTLFYFSIGSTGIPESFDFERLKSITKYRIRTELLPVLRKEEKIDLDEMLSKVEKFLSKLLVFTTKETNFIDRFRKHDYHPELLFNDKEIVERIRFHPMALWKTNEI
- a CDS encoding winged helix-turn-helix transcriptional regulator, coding for MNNKGATMDLSEFSFFNPSPNFREMSILKALTESSSVSQERLARIAGIVPSMVNKYIRDFEDSELIQKEGENRRNMKYVLTEAGKFRLQYLTILYLKEAAKLYTESRDIFGEVLDTIKGSDHESFYLYGAGIIGGILADVLRTEGIKIIGFIDDSAAKQNGTFHDLHVFSPEKVDGRDDTAVIVASFRHANHIVKNAKDRGLDNVMVFTISKLGKVELEQIE